In a genomic window of Nesterenkonia halotolerans:
- a CDS encoding DNA gyrase/topoisomerase IV subunit A, translating into MARQSKSAETPPVTPEKNIIDIDVSAEMETSFLEYAYSVIYSRALPDARDGLKPVQRRILYMMSDMGLRPEKGHVKSARVVGEVMGKLHPHGDAAIYDALVRMAQPFALRLPLVDGHGNFGSLDDGPAAPRYTEARMTAAALSMTADLDEDVVDFEPNYDNQLTQPGVLPSAFPNLLVNGASGIAVGMATNMAPHNMREVINGAKHLILHPEATVEDLMVHIPGPDLPSGGRIVGLDGIADAYRTGRGSFKTRAKVSIEQVSARKTGIVVTQLPYMVGPEKVIEKIKDAVQAKKLTGISDVLDLTDRKHGLRMIIELKAGFNPQAVLAQLYKQTPLEDSFGINNVALVNGQPRTLGLLEMLQVYVDHRLDVVRRRSAYRLRKREDRLHLVKGLLIAILDIDEVIQIIRAAEDTGAARQRLMQIFDLTQAQADHILELRLRQLTRYSALELEQEKERLEAEIAELEAILGSEQRLRGLVADELDEVAAKYGDDRRTELLDAEAAPTAAAAPAEAGPTGGSTSLQIPDAPCWAVLSTSGQLARTTNRSTLVHPTRRARHDALTSAVSTTARGEIGAVTSTGRMIRVPVVDMPAIEMSSGAVNLTHGVKAKDFLRLEKNEELLAFVPLDAVIALGTAQGRVKRVNPEYPLNRDDWEVISLKGEGRAQDRIISAAVAADDADHLCFITAGAQLLHFEAGLVRAQGRTAAGMLGIKLAEGDSVIGFSVVPADALAGTGTDSASDAASDSEQQLSSPALVVTLAAGDTPLEGFESGSIKLTDLVEFPAKGRGTSGVRAHRFMRGEDHLRLGWAGIGPALGAAKNGTARNLPSEMARRDASGVPLERAVDAIAPSPETLNVHTVDGS; encoded by the coding sequence ATGGCCCGCCAATCCAAGAGCGCCGAGACTCCCCCGGTCACCCCGGAGAAGAACATCATCGACATCGACGTCTCTGCGGAGATGGAGACCTCCTTCCTGGAGTACGCCTACTCGGTGATCTACTCGCGCGCGCTGCCGGACGCACGGGACGGGCTCAAACCGGTGCAGCGCAGGATCCTGTACATGATGTCGGACATGGGCCTGCGGCCCGAGAAGGGCCACGTCAAGTCCGCGCGCGTGGTCGGCGAGGTGATGGGCAAGCTGCATCCCCATGGCGACGCCGCGATCTATGACGCCCTGGTGCGCATGGCGCAGCCCTTCGCACTGCGCCTGCCCCTGGTCGACGGCCATGGCAACTTCGGCTCTCTCGACGACGGGCCTGCGGCCCCGCGCTACACCGAGGCGCGGATGACCGCTGCGGCGCTGTCGATGACCGCAGACCTCGACGAGGACGTCGTGGACTTCGAGCCGAACTACGACAACCAGCTCACCCAGCCCGGCGTGCTCCCCAGCGCCTTCCCGAATCTGCTCGTCAACGGCGCATCGGGAATCGCTGTGGGCATGGCCACGAACATGGCGCCGCACAATATGCGCGAGGTCATCAACGGGGCCAAACACCTGATCCTGCACCCCGAGGCCACGGTGGAGGACCTCATGGTCCACATCCCGGGCCCGGACCTGCCCTCCGGCGGCCGGATCGTGGGACTGGACGGCATCGCCGACGCCTACCGCACCGGGCGCGGCTCCTTCAAGACCCGAGCCAAGGTCTCCATCGAGCAGGTCTCGGCGCGCAAGACCGGGATCGTGGTGACCCAGCTGCCCTACATGGTCGGCCCCGAGAAGGTCATCGAGAAGATCAAGGACGCCGTCCAGGCGAAGAAGCTCACCGGAATCTCCGATGTCCTGGATCTGACCGATCGCAAGCACGGGCTGCGGATGATCATCGAACTCAAGGCGGGCTTCAACCCGCAGGCGGTGCTCGCGCAGCTCTATAAGCAGACGCCGCTGGAGGACTCCTTCGGCATCAACAACGTGGCGCTGGTCAACGGTCAGCCCCGCACGCTGGGTCTGCTGGAGATGCTCCAGGTCTACGTGGACCATCGCCTGGACGTGGTCCGTCGGCGCAGCGCCTACCGGCTGCGCAAGCGTGAGGACCGCCTGCACCTGGTCAAGGGTCTGCTCATCGCCATCCTGGACATCGACGAGGTCATCCAGATCATCCGTGCCGCGGAGGACACCGGCGCTGCGCGCCAGCGACTGATGCAGATCTTCGACCTCACCCAGGCCCAGGCCGATCACATCCTCGAGCTGCGGCTGCGCCAGCTCACGCGCTACTCGGCGCTGGAGCTGGAACAGGAGAAGGAGCGCCTGGAGGCAGAGATCGCCGAGCTCGAAGCCATCCTCGGGTCTGAACAGCGCCTGCGCGGCCTGGTCGCCGATGAATTGGACGAGGTGGCCGCCAAGTACGGCGACGATCGACGCACCGAGCTGCTCGACGCGGAGGCGGCCCCCACCGCAGCAGCCGCACCGGCAGAAGCCGGTCCGACGGGCGGCTCCACCAGTCTGCAGATCCCAGATGCGCCCTGCTGGGCCGTGCTGTCCACCTCGGGTCAGCTGGCTCGGACCACGAATCGCAGCACCCTGGTCCATCCCACCCGACGCGCCCGGCACGACGCGCTGACCTCCGCAGTGTCCACCACCGCACGCGGAGAGATCGGCGCAGTCACCTCCACGGGCCGCATGATCCGGGTCCCCGTGGTGGACATGCCCGCGATCGAGATGTCCTCCGGCGCCGTGAACCTGACCCACGGTGTGAAGGCGAAGGACTTCCTGCGCCTGGAGAAGAACGAGGAGCTGCTCGCCTTCGTCCCGCTCGATGCGGTCATCGCCTTGGGCACCGCCCAGGGACGGGTCAAGCGCGTGAACCCCGAATACCCGCTCAATCGAGACGATTGGGAGGTCATCTCACTCAAGGGCGAGGGGCGCGCCCAGGACCGGATCATCAGCGCCGCAGTCGCCGCCGACGACGCCGATCACCTCTGCTTCATCACCGCGGGGGCGCAGCTGCTGCACTTTGAGGCTGGACTCGTCCGGGCCCAGGGACGCACCGCTGCAGGCATGCTGGGCATCAAGCTCGCCGAGGGCGATTCGGTCATCGGCTTCTCCGTGGTTCCGGCAGACGCCCTCGCCGGGACGGGAACCGACTCCGCGAGTGACGCTGCGTCAGACTCGGAGCAGCAGCTGAGCTCCCCTGCCCTGGTGGTCACACTCGCCGCCGGAGACACCCCCCTGGAAGGGTTCGAGTCGGGGAGCATCAAGCTCACGGACCTGGTGGAGTTTCCGGCCAAGGGTCGCGGCACCTCGGGCGTGCGCGCCCACCGGTTCATGCGCGGAGAAGATCACCTCCGGCTGGGCTGGGCAGGCATCGGCCCCGCACTGGGTGCCGCGAAGAACGGCACGGCGCGGAACCTTCCCTCCGAGATGGCCCGCCGTGACGCCTCCGGCGTCCCGTTGGAACGCGCTGTGGATGCCATCGCACCGAGCCCCGAGACGCTGAACGTCCACACCGTCGACGGATCGTGA
- a CDS encoding bifunctional acetate--CoA ligase family protein/GNAT family N-acetyltransferase → MGESPRTGGYPAHWEADVVLRDGAAAHLRPISPQDSERLQRMHAAQSDSSIYLRYFTFKSALTEKELIRFTQVDHVDRVAMVILLDEEIIGVGGFDRIDDTSEAEVSFNISDKHQGRGLGSVLLEHLAAAGRERGLERFSAEVLPENRKMLTVFSEAGYETQRRFEDGVVMLEFPIDPTEKSRAVMEAREHRAESRSVAELLAPEQVAVIGASREYGSVGYHLVQNLIEGHFTGGVHSVNPEAFEVGGVQASASLAHIKQQIDLAVVAVPAEQLAEVVADCGRNGVKGILVVTAPELGAQAEEQDHRPFDQRELVRLARRWGMRVIGPASVGLMNTDPDVSLNASLSPTMPLRGGVGLFSQSASIGVSLFAQANRRELGLSSVISAGNRADLSGNDAMQYFEDDDSTRAVGVYLESFGNPRKFSRIARRLSRTKPVVVAKSDVMGRSLPPGHEVRTTRAPMGAVDSMLEHSGVIQVGNHDSLMDVLQVLATQPLPGGDRIGILSNSPSMGRILADTAETLGLTAVRVVGDLDLDLPRAAADAALAGALEELFIAEDIDAVALCLQPAVTGEHYDHSRLISQTARQHTKPMVASWIGVLDASVPLNHIGNAALVIEDGSLQQGFPVFSSPERSLVALAKIVRYQRWRSAGIGEAYVPKGLEGTAASRRGDELLDGWLDGVQGAQLESLDADRCAELLGVYGMSMLRSVAFSTEEEALAAAEALGYPVAVKSTNTYLRHRLDLGGVQLNIEDPEGLRRAIAEMRHVLADYGAAGLELQSMAPAGQGCVVRAIEDPLMGPVVSFGLSGDAVELLDDWAHAVPPLTDQDLRGLVRRPRAAKRLFGYKGVPAVDIAGLEDTLQRVAMLKDNHPQVASLELTPVLASPEGVQVLHAAIEIANPEQRTDSARRAISRY, encoded by the coding sequence ATGGGCGAGTCACCTCGAACCGGCGGATATCCGGCGCACTGGGAAGCAGATGTCGTGCTGCGTGATGGGGCTGCGGCGCATCTTCGACCGATCAGTCCCCAGGACTCCGAACGGCTGCAACGCATGCATGCGGCGCAGTCCGACTCCTCAATCTACCTGCGTTACTTCACCTTCAAGTCTGCGCTGACGGAGAAGGAGCTCATCCGCTTCACCCAGGTCGACCATGTGGATCGCGTGGCCATGGTGATCCTGCTCGATGAGGAGATCATCGGGGTGGGTGGATTCGACCGGATCGACGACACCAGTGAGGCAGAGGTCTCCTTCAACATCTCGGACAAGCACCAGGGCCGGGGCCTGGGATCGGTGCTGCTGGAGCACCTGGCGGCCGCAGGGCGCGAACGCGGGCTGGAGCGCTTCTCTGCGGAGGTGCTGCCGGAGAACCGCAAGATGCTGACCGTCTTCTCGGAGGCGGGGTATGAGACCCAGCGGCGCTTTGAAGACGGGGTGGTCATGCTCGAGTTCCCCATCGACCCCACGGAGAAGTCCCGAGCGGTGATGGAGGCTCGCGAGCACCGTGCCGAGTCACGCAGCGTGGCCGAGCTCCTGGCCCCGGAGCAGGTGGCCGTCATCGGTGCTTCCCGCGAGTACGGGTCGGTGGGCTACCACCTGGTTCAGAACCTCATCGAGGGTCATTTCACCGGAGGGGTCCACTCTGTCAACCCTGAGGCCTTCGAGGTCGGGGGAGTCCAGGCCTCCGCCTCGCTGGCCCATATCAAGCAGCAGATCGACCTCGCCGTGGTCGCGGTTCCGGCCGAGCAGCTGGCCGAGGTCGTCGCCGATTGTGGCCGCAACGGTGTCAAGGGGATCCTCGTGGTCACCGCCCCCGAGCTCGGAGCCCAGGCTGAGGAGCAGGATCATCGCCCCTTCGATCAGCGTGAGCTGGTGCGACTGGCCAGGCGGTGGGGGATGCGCGTGATCGGGCCCGCCTCGGTGGGTCTGATGAACACCGATCCGGATGTCTCGCTGAACGCCTCGCTGTCACCGACCATGCCGCTGCGCGGCGGGGTGGGTCTGTTCAGCCAGTCGGCGTCGATCGGGGTCTCGCTCTTCGCCCAGGCCAACCGGCGTGAGCTTGGCCTCTCCTCGGTGATCTCCGCCGGCAACCGGGCCGATCTCTCCGGCAATGACGCGATGCAGTACTTCGAGGATGATGACTCCACCCGCGCGGTCGGGGTCTACCTCGAGAGCTTCGGCAACCCGCGCAAGTTCTCCCGGATCGCGCGGCGGCTCTCGCGGACCAAACCCGTGGTGGTCGCCAAGTCAGACGTGATGGGGCGCAGCCTACCCCCGGGGCATGAGGTGCGCACCACCCGCGCCCCGATGGGAGCCGTGGATTCGATGCTGGAGCACTCCGGCGTGATCCAGGTGGGCAACCACGACTCGCTCATGGACGTGCTCCAGGTGCTGGCCACCCAGCCGCTGCCCGGCGGTGATCGGATCGGGATCCTGTCGAATTCTCCGTCCATGGGCAGGATCCTTGCCGATACGGCCGAGACTCTGGGGCTCACGGCCGTTCGTGTCGTCGGAGATCTGGACCTCGACCTTCCCCGCGCGGCCGCCGACGCCGCGCTGGCCGGGGCGCTGGAGGAGCTCTTCATCGCCGAGGACATCGACGCCGTCGCGCTGTGTCTGCAGCCGGCCGTGACCGGCGAGCACTACGACCACAGCCGGCTCATCTCACAGACCGCCCGGCAGCACACCAAACCGATGGTGGCCTCCTGGATCGGAGTCCTCGACGCGAGCGTGCCGCTGAACCATATCGGCAACGCCGCCCTGGTGATCGAGGACGGCTCGCTGCAGCAGGGGTTCCCGGTGTTCTCCTCGCCCGAGCGGTCCCTGGTGGCCCTGGCGAAGATCGTGCGTTACCAGCGCTGGCGTTCTGCCGGCATCGGCGAGGCCTACGTGCCGAAGGGCCTGGAGGGGACCGCCGCCTCGCGCCGCGGGGACGAGCTGCTGGACGGCTGGCTCGACGGCGTCCAGGGCGCTCAGCTCGAATCGCTGGACGCGGATCGCTGTGCGGAGCTGCTCGGGGTCTACGGCATGTCGATGCTGCGTTCGGTCGCGTTCTCCACCGAGGAGGAGGCGCTGGCTGCGGCTGAGGCGCTGGGCTACCCGGTGGCGGTGAAGTCGACCAACACCTATCTGCGTCACCGGCTCGACCTGGGCGGGGTCCAGCTCAACATCGAGGACCCCGAGGGGCTGCGACGCGCGATCGCGGAGATGCGTCATGTGCTGGCCGACTACGGCGCCGCCGGGCTGGAGCTGCAGTCGATGGCCCCTGCCGGTCAGGGCTGCGTGGTCCGCGCGATCGAGGATCCGCTGATGGGCCCGGTCGTCTCCTTCGGGCTCTCCGGGGACGCCGTGGAGCTGCTCGACGACTGGGCGCACGCGGTGCCCCCGCTCACGGATCAGGACCTGCGCGGCCTCGTGCGTCGCCCCCGCGCCGCCAAGCGGCTCTTCGGGTACAAGGGCGTCCCCGCGGTGGACATCGCAGGGCTGGAGGACACGCTGCAGCGCGTGGCCATGCTCAAGGACAACCACCCGCAGGTGGCGTCGCTGGAGCTGACCCCGGTGCTGGCCTCACCCGAGGGCGTTCAGGTGCTGCATGCGGCGATCGAGATCGCGAACCCGGAGCAGCGCACGGATTCCGCCCGCCGCGCGATCAGCCGCTACTGA
- a CDS encoding NAD-dependent epimerase/dehydratase family protein: protein MTRFIEPGARVLVTGASGLLGRSVAQRLVAEGYFVTVLQRRASALDGVREIRGSLADPAAVARATQDQDAVIHMAAKVSVSGAHEDFLEVNVRGTQRLLDAAQSSGVTDFLHVSSPSVAHAGVSLVGAGASQADPRGAVGSYAQTKARAELIAEARGASGLNVLVLRPHLVWGPGDGQLTSRIIERARSGRMPILGSGAALVDTLYIDNAVDAFLAGLRRLPQIAGQRLVLTNGEPRPIGELITGIAAAGGAPAPRLRLTPGLAKGAGAVVERLWGLSERIAGPRADEPPMTKFLAEQLSTAHWFDQRTTQQALDWTPRVSIDEGLERLREHIQFTGSVL from the coding sequence GTGACCCGATTCATCGAACCCGGCGCCCGCGTCCTGGTCACCGGCGCCTCCGGGCTGCTCGGGCGCAGCGTGGCGCAGCGCCTGGTCGCGGAGGGCTATTTCGTCACCGTGCTGCAGCGCCGCGCCTCGGCGCTGGACGGCGTTCGAGAGATCCGCGGTTCACTGGCCGATCCGGCAGCGGTGGCGCGAGCCACACAGGATCAGGACGCTGTGATCCATATGGCGGCCAAGGTCTCGGTCTCGGGTGCGCACGAGGACTTTCTCGAGGTCAACGTCCGCGGCACCCAGCGCCTCCTGGACGCGGCGCAGTCCAGCGGTGTCACCGACTTCCTGCATGTCTCCTCGCCCTCGGTGGCTCACGCCGGGGTCTCGCTCGTCGGGGCCGGAGCAAGCCAGGCCGATCCCCGCGGGGCGGTCGGAAGCTATGCGCAGACCAAGGCCCGGGCGGAGCTGATCGCCGAGGCCCGTGGCGCGAGCGGGTTGAATGTCCTGGTCCTGCGACCGCACCTGGTCTGGGGCCCGGGAGATGGACAGCTCACCAGCCGCATCATCGAGCGGGCCCGCTCGGGACGCATGCCGATACTGGGCTCAGGTGCGGCCCTGGTCGACACCCTCTACATCGACAACGCCGTGGACGCCTTCCTCGCGGGGCTGCGCCGGCTGCCGCAGATCGCCGGGCAGCGCCTGGTGCTCACCAATGGTGAGCCCCGCCCCATCGGCGAGCTGATCACCGGGATAGCCGCCGCAGGGGGCGCGCCCGCGCCTCGGCTGCGACTGACACCCGGACTCGCGAAGGGCGCCGGCGCCGTCGTCGAACGCCTTTGGGGACTCAGTGAGCGGATCGCCGGTCCACGGGCCGATGAGCCGCCGATGACGAAGTTCCTCGCCGAGCAGCTCTCCACCGCGCACTGGTTCGACCAGCGCACCACCCAGCAGGCGCTGGACTGGACACCACGGGTCAGCATCGACGAGGGCCTGGAGAGGCTGCGCGAGCACATCCAGTTCACCGGAAGCGTGCTCTGA
- a CDS encoding alpha/beta fold hydrolase — MVSLRPRFSPIEAAPARLPADHAPDADLAFPGLDPEWSRLVRAKTDDGARTFHVLDTGPALAARGITPTGTILAVHGNPTWSYLWRSVLSASLERATQGSAWRVIAPDQLDMGFSERLAHPVAPAPDAPSYRQLQTRLGDLDALMDALDVKTSTLVTLGHDWGGVISLGWAVRQRGQVDAAITLNTAVDHPTDEPVPAALRAAMAPAALPAATVTTEAFLRVTLGQAEETLPAAVREAYRAPYTSRSGRGGIGGFVADIPALSSHGSRACLQDVSAGLLEWDKPTLLLWGPKDPVFQDRYLADLQARVPHADLHRFEGAGHMLVEDRDIAAPLFTWLDDHFDAGGANAAAAEATHPASDAATKPAAGPVRDSLRSPEPAGTVLGLHEQLSSLSSSARRRDAAVVDMTAEPEAWSTAEDAATGNRALSWEELAGQVDALAVGLRATGVRRGDRVSLLVQPGNSLTVILYACLRLGAVAVVADAGLGVRGMTRAVRSARPDWIIGAQPGLTLARSLGWPGKRISAQTLTARRQRLLGTVASVESLLSRHEGETPENEPQPGADDPAAVLFTSGSTGPAKGVVYTHARLGALVALLVEQFDIRPGASLIAGFAPFALLGPAIGATSVTPEMSVTKPATLTAQAVADAALAGGASMFFGSPAALRNVVATAAELSALQRRALGEISLVLSAGAPVHPDLLNAVQSIFPAAEIHTPYGMTEGLLQADIERREVLDAMTTGQPGVCVGSAVRGVRFALAPLDSTGVPAEELVDPADAVGVLGEIVVSAAHLKAGYDRLWFTDRTSRRDTHDGLLWHRTNDIGHFDAESRLWIEGRLQHVLTTAAGPIGPGTVETPVDALSEVARSAAVPVGPQGTQAVVVIVEPESEPKSERIPLRAGRSPVAGVSFAARVRATVPEIQIAAVLVLDELPTDVRHNSKIDRTRLAGWAEQVLAGEKVGTP, encoded by the coding sequence ATGGTGAGCCTGCGACCCCGCTTCTCCCCCATCGAGGCCGCCCCCGCCCGGCTGCCCGCCGATCACGCTCCCGACGCGGACCTGGCCTTTCCGGGACTCGATCCCGAATGGTCTCGCCTGGTGCGAGCCAAGACCGACGACGGCGCACGGACCTTCCACGTGCTGGACACCGGGCCGGCGCTGGCCGCCCGAGGGATCACTCCCACCGGGACGATCCTGGCCGTGCATGGCAACCCGACCTGGTCCTACCTGTGGCGCTCTGTGCTGAGCGCCTCGCTGGAGCGTGCCACGCAGGGCTCTGCCTGGCGGGTCATCGCCCCGGACCAGCTGGACATGGGGTTCTCCGAGCGGCTGGCGCATCCGGTGGCACCGGCGCCCGACGCGCCCAGCTACCGGCAGCTGCAGACCCGGCTGGGTGACCTCGACGCGCTGATGGACGCGCTCGACGTCAAGACCTCCACCCTGGTCACGCTGGGACACGATTGGGGCGGTGTGATCTCCCTGGGCTGGGCCGTTCGCCAGCGCGGACAGGTCGATGCCGCCATCACCTTGAACACCGCGGTGGATCATCCCACCGATGAACCCGTACCGGCCGCGCTGCGGGCGGCCATGGCCCCGGCGGCGCTGCCCGCCGCCACGGTCACCACAGAGGCTTTCCTGCGCGTCACGCTCGGCCAGGCCGAAGAGACGCTCCCCGCGGCGGTGCGCGAGGCCTATCGCGCCCCGTACACCTCGCGGAGCGGCCGCGGGGGCATCGGCGGGTTCGTGGCAGATATCCCGGCACTGAGCTCACACGGCTCCCGCGCATGTCTCCAGGACGTCTCGGCCGGGCTGCTCGAGTGGGACAAGCCCACGCTGCTGCTGTGGGGGCCCAAGGACCCCGTGTTCCAGGACCGCTACCTCGCCGATCTGCAGGCGCGCGTCCCACATGCCGATCTGCACCGCTTCGAGGGTGCCGGGCACATGCTCGTGGAGGACCGCGACATCGCCGCCCCGCTGTTCACCTGGCTCGACGACCACTTCGACGCGGGAGGTGCTAATGCCGCCGCTGCGGAGGCGACGCATCCCGCCTCAGATGCCGCGACGAAGCCCGCCGCGGGTCCGGTGCGTGACAGCCTGCGCAGCCCGGAGCCCGCCGGCACGGTCCTGGGGCTGCACGAGCAGCTCAGCTCGCTGAGCAGCTCCGCGCGCCGCAGGGATGCCGCCGTCGTCGATATGACCGCCGAGCCCGAGGCGTGGAGCACCGCCGAGGACGCCGCCACCGGCAACCGGGCGCTGAGCTGGGAGGAACTCGCCGGGCAGGTGGACGCACTCGCCGTCGGTCTGCGCGCAACCGGTGTCCGTCGCGGTGATCGTGTCTCGCTGCTGGTTCAGCCAGGAAACTCACTGACCGTGATCCTCTACGCCTGCCTGCGCCTGGGCGCAGTGGCAGTGGTCGCCGACGCCGGCCTGGGGGTGCGCGGGATGACCCGAGCGGTCCGCAGCGCACGCCCCGACTGGATCATCGGAGCCCAGCCTGGGCTCACCCTGGCCCGCAGCCTCGGCTGGCCGGGCAAGCGCATCAGCGCACAGACGCTCACCGCGCGTCGTCAGCGTCTGCTGGGCACCGTGGCCTCGGTGGAATCCCTGCTGAGCCGCCATGAGGGTGAGACTCCGGAGAACGAGCCGCAACCCGGCGCCGACGACCCGGCGGCGGTGCTGTTCACCTCCGGATCCACCGGCCCTGCCAAGGGCGTCGTCTACACCCATGCGCGCCTCGGGGCCCTGGTGGCGCTGCTGGTCGAACAGTTCGACATCAGGCCCGGAGCGTCGCTCATCGCGGGCTTCGCCCCGTTCGCACTGCTGGGGCCCGCCATCGGCGCCACCTCGGTCACTCCGGAGATGTCCGTGACGAAGCCCGCCACGTTGACCGCCCAGGCCGTGGCCGACGCGGCGCTCGCCGGCGGGGCGAGCATGTTCTTCGGCTCACCGGCGGCGCTGCGCAATGTGGTCGCCACCGCAGCGGAGCTCTCGGCGCTGCAGCGCCGAGCACTCGGGGAGATCTCCCTGGTGCTCTCGGCCGGCGCACCCGTGCATCCGGACCTGCTGAACGCGGTCCAGAGCATCTTCCCCGCCGCCGAGATCCATACCCCCTATGGCATGACCGAGGGACTGCTCCAGGCGGACATCGAACGCCGTGAGGTCCTCGACGCGATGACCACGGGACAGCCCGGGGTCTGTGTGGGCTCCGCGGTCCGCGGGGTGCGGTTCGCCCTGGCCCCGCTGGACTCCACCGGCGTTCCCGCTGAGGAGCTGGTGGACCCTGCTGACGCCGTGGGCGTGCTCGGCGAGATCGTCGTCTCGGCCGCTCATCTCAAGGCAGGCTACGACCGGCTCTGGTTCACCGATCGCACCTCCCGCCGCGACACCCACGACGGACTCCTCTGGCACCGCACCAATGACATCGGCCACTTCGATGCCGAGTCACGGCTCTGGATCGAAGGACGCTTGCAGCATGTGCTCACCACCGCCGCGGGCCCGATCGGTCCCGGCACCGTGGAGACCCCGGTGGATGCGCTGTCCGAGGTCGCCCGGAGCGCAGCCGTGCCCGTGGGACCACAGGGCACCCAGGCAGTCGTGGTGATCGTCGAGCCCGAGTCCGAGCCCAAGTCCGAGCGGATCCCCCTGCGCGCTGGTCGCTCCCCGGTGGCAGGGGTCTCCTTCGCCGCACGGGTGCGCGCCACCGTCCCGGAGATCCAGATCGCCGCGGTGCTGGTGCTCGATGAGCTGCCCACCGATGTGCGGCACAACTCCAAGATCGACCGCACCCGTCTCGCCGGCTGGGCCGAGCAGGTGCTCGCCGGGGAGAAGGTCGGCACCCCGTGA
- a CDS encoding 3-oxoacyl-ACP synthase III — translation MPGNATFHHRNASLLSVTEVQAPEVLTSKDLDKRLGDALKRLKLPTGLLHRVAGVKARRNWSKPGDVRAGTVEAGRRALAAAGIAPEQVSMMVNTSVTREHLEPSVAVGIHHDLGLPTSAMNFDITNACLGFVNAITLASSMIDAGQATYVLIVNGEDAKKVQDATVERINSLEKMASRDDFMAEFASLTLGSGAAAAVVGPADQHPEGHRIVGGVTRAATQHHALCVGDHHGMFTDARGLLDGGLELVMDAWTDAREHFDWDSMDSYITHQVSQLHTSSIVKAAKLDKKRVPVTYPDLGNVGPASLPITLARESERLQRGDRVLCMGVGSGLNTAMLEIEW, via the coding sequence GTGCCAGGAAACGCGACTTTTCATCACCGCAACGCTTCCCTCCTCTCTGTGACGGAGGTTCAAGCCCCTGAGGTCCTCACGTCCAAGGACCTCGACAAGCGACTGGGGGATGCGCTCAAACGCCTCAAACTCCCGACCGGGCTGCTCCATCGCGTGGCCGGGGTCAAGGCGCGCCGCAACTGGTCCAAGCCGGGCGACGTCCGGGCCGGCACCGTCGAGGCCGGGCGCAGAGCGCTGGCTGCCGCCGGGATCGCACCCGAACAGGTCTCGATGATGGTCAACACCTCGGTCACCCGCGAGCATCTGGAACCTTCGGTGGCCGTGGGGATCCATCACGACCTGGGCCTTCCCACCTCGGCGATGAACTTCGACATCACCAATGCCTGCCTCGGCTTCGTCAACGCCATCACTCTGGCGAGCTCGATGATCGACGCCGGGCAGGCCACCTATGTGCTGATCGTCAACGGCGAGGATGCCAAGAAGGTCCAGGACGCGACCGTCGAGCGGATCAACTCGCTGGAGAAGATGGCCTCCCGGGACGACTTCATGGCGGAGTTCGCCTCGCTGACCCTGGGCTCGGGTGCCGCGGCCGCCGTCGTCGGACCCGCAGACCAGCACCCCGAGGGGCACCGCATCGTCGGCGGAGTCACCCGTGCCGCCACCCAGCACCACGCGCTGTGCGTGGGCGATCACCACGGGATGTTCACCGATGCCCGAGGTCTGCTCGACGGCGGACTGGAGCTGGTCATGGACGCCTGGACCGATGCCCGGGAGCACTTCGACTGGGACTCCATGGACTCCTACATCACGCACCAGGTCTCCCAGCTGCACACCTCCTCCATCGTCAAGGCCGCCAAGCTGGACAAGAAGCGCGTGCCCGTGACCTACCCGGACCTCGGCAATGTGGGACCCGCCTCGCTGCCGATCACCCTCGCCCGCGAGTCCGAGCGGCTGCAGCGTGGCGACCGCGTGCTCTGCATGGGCGTGGGCTCCGGGCTGAACACCGCGATGCTGGAGATCGAATGGTGA